The Mytilus galloprovincialis chromosome 7, xbMytGall1.hap1.1, whole genome shotgun sequence genome has a window encoding:
- the LOC143084032 gene encoding synaptic vesicle 2-related protein-like — protein sequence MDLPESVVENSKQYNKHDQTLTTNGELTQNCDENEKNNEDHTQPSSTNNDIDAVLSNLKFGKFNLKMLAVTGGAYFAICSEMMVIIFLSKPIKDLWKVDHFTYAWLPVATRIGSIIGCFTFGTISDHFGRRIPFIIAIFITAIFGVVSAFATSFIFLVILRAFVSIGTGGIEATNFVLMLEFLPKRNRGAVMVGITFCGALGAILTGGLAWWLLPNYGWQTLLGACAAPSVVVCGIALLFGEESPRYLFISGQKEKGIKLLKKIALQNGTEIENVTITVPPTSDRGRIQDLFKPEHLSSTTFIILIWFLQATGYWGVTVYLPEYITSLGVDGYFNMFMVFIGELPGLCLAMIFVEKHMLGRIKSLRVFSLGTCLSLIVFAVVDLDYLKAAVVIVCYFFMVPIYSLLNTYTPEIYPTKMRGVAMATVNAIIEVPGLITPFVGATLLSHPSKWLYPVVWSVVFFVQFCLMFGLRHETAGDSLRDSDSQRKKDDESQDNSRDESLITAL from the exons ATGGATCTGCCGGAAAGCGTGGTGGAAAACAGTAAACAATATAACAAACACGATCAAACATTGACAACTAATGGCGAACTTACACAAAATTGTgacgaaaatgaaaaaaataatgaagatcACACACAACCCTCCAGCACAAACAATGACATTGACGCTGTACTTTCCAACTTAAAATTTGGAAAGTTTAATTTGAAGATGCTGGCTGTGACTGGCGGAGCATATTTTGCAATTTGTTCAGAAATGATGGTTATCATATTTTTAAGCAAACCAATCAAAGATTTATGGAAAGTTGACCATTTCACATACGCATGGCTGCCTGTCGCGACACGGATAGGGAGTATTATTGGGTGTTTTACATTTGGAACAATAAGTGATCATTTTGGAAGGCGAATCCCATTTATAATAGCTATATTTATTACAGCGATATTCGGCGTCGTGTCAGCATTTGCTACCAGTTTTATATTTCTAGTCATACTACGTGCATTTGTATCTATTGGAACTGGAGGCATTGAAGCCAcaaattttgttttgatgttgG AATTCTTGCCCAAAAGGAACCGGGGAGCAGTGATGGTAGGTATAACATTCTGTGGTGCATTAGGGGCTATATTAACAGGGGGACTAGCTTGGTGGCTACTACCAAACTATGGATGGCAGACATTACTTGGAGCTTGTGCAGCCCCCTCAGTTGTAGTATGTGGAATAGCCTTATTGTTTGGAGAGGAATCACCAAGATATTTATTTATCAGTGGTCAGAAGGAGAAAGGAATAAAACTACTGAAGAAAATCGCTTTGCAGAATGGAACAGAAATTGAAAATG TGACCATCACAGTACCACCAACTTCAGATAGAGGCAGGATACAGGATCTATTTAAACCAGAACATCTGTCAAGCACTACTTTTATCATTCTGATCTGGTTCCTTCAAGCGACTGGTTACTGGGGTGTGACAGTCTATTTACCTGAGTACATTACTTCGTTAGGTGTAGACGGATATTTCAACATGTTCATGGTTTTTATTGGAGAATTACCTGGATTGTGTCTAGCAATGATATTCGTAGAGAAACATATGTTAGGCAGAATTAAGTCATTACGTGTTTTTTCATTAGGAACTTGTTTATCATTAATAGTTTTTGCTGTGGTAGATTTAGATTATTTAAAAGCTGCAGTAGTGATTGTTTGTTACTTTTTCATGGTGCCGATTTATTCCCTTTTAAATACATATACACCAGAAATATACCCGACAAAAATGAGAGGAGTTGCTATGGCAACTGTCAATGCCATCATAGAGGTACCTGGTTTGATCACCCCATTTGTGGGGGCCACATTATTGTCCCATCCAAGTAAATGGTTGTACCCTGTGGTTTGGTCTGTTGTATTTTTTGTCCAGTTTTGTCTCATGTTTGGTTTACGACATGAGACAGCTGGTGACAGCCTGCGAGATAGTGACTCACAAAGGAAGAAGGATGATGAATCTCAAGATAACAGTAGAGATGAGTCTCTTATAACAGCTCTTTAG